In the Ipomoea triloba cultivar NCNSP0323 chromosome 6, ASM357664v1 genome, one interval contains:
- the LOC116022230 gene encoding acyl carrier protein 3, mitochondrial isoform X1, with product MQSLRSSILSYVRVRVSLKDMVCPETPSLLNLLSQRFCTSSASTATGHAQTMERVINLVKKFDKIDAAKVNILVTERADFQKDLSLDSLDRVELVMAFEQEFSIEIPDEEADKLKCCADVARYISVADRKVSENS from the exons ATGCAAAGCTTGCGGTCCTCTATATTGAGTTATGTGAGGGTTAGAGTCTCTTTAAAAGACATGGTTTGTCCTGAAACACCAAGTTTGTTGAATCTGCTCAGCCAGCGATTCTGCACATCCAGTGCTTCAACTGCTACAGGTCATGCCCAGACAATGGAACGGGTGATTAATCTGGTGAAGAAATTTGACAAGATTGATGCAGCTAAGGTGAATATTCTG GTTACTGAAAGAGCTGATTTCCAGAAGGACTTGAGCCTTGATAGCTTGGATAGAGTTGAACTCGTGATGGCTTTTGAGCAAGAGTTCTCCATAGAGATACCTGATGAGGAAGCAGACAAGCTTAAATGCTGTGCTGATGTTGCCAGGTACATTTCTGTAGCTGATCGGAAAGTTTCTGAGAACTCGTGA
- the LOC116022230 gene encoding acyl carrier protein 3, mitochondrial isoform X2, with the protein MQSLRSSILSYVRVRVSLKDMVCPETPSLLNLLSQRFCTSSASTATGHAQTMERVINLVKKFDKIDAAKVTERADFQKDLSLDSLDRVELVMAFEQEFSIEIPDEEADKLKCCADVARYISVADRKVSENS; encoded by the exons ATGCAAAGCTTGCGGTCCTCTATATTGAGTTATGTGAGGGTTAGAGTCTCTTTAAAAGACATGGTTTGTCCTGAAACACCAAGTTTGTTGAATCTGCTCAGCCAGCGATTCTGCACATCCAGTGCTTCAACTGCTACAGGTCATGCCCAGACAATGGAACGGGTGATTAATCTGGTGAAGAAATTTGACAAGATTGATGCAGCTAAG GTTACTGAAAGAGCTGATTTCCAGAAGGACTTGAGCCTTGATAGCTTGGATAGAGTTGAACTCGTGATGGCTTTTGAGCAAGAGTTCTCCATAGAGATACCTGATGAGGAAGCAGACAAGCTTAAATGCTGTGCTGATGTTGCCAGGTACATTTCTGTAGCTGATCGGAAAGTTTCTGAGAACTCGTGA
- the LOC116022213 gene encoding pentatricopeptide repeat-containing protein At4g16390, chloroplastic-like, which yields MAYNLSSAPAPLSQEPLLLCKSLNPRHILQFALKPKPSYLPLRIYKPLRLQLTQVSQSPSNYQHPDEKVSSSSKGYVWINPKSRRASKLRQVSYDSKHSSLLSISRSLDSCSAIEEDVSSVLSALGGDAVEQDAVVILNNMSNPDTALLVMDYFRERMNFSQEVILYNVTLKVLKKSKDLSRAEKLFDEMLERGVRPNKITFLTIISCARISSLPEKAVEWFEKMPAFGCQPDSHTYSAMIDSYGKAGNVDKALSLYDYARAEQIHMDAGTFCTLIRIHAASGNFDGCLNVFEEMKKLGSKFNLVAYNNLLDAMGRAGRPEQCKNIYNDMIQNGFQPSWATYAALIRAYCRARYGGDALKVYKELKDKGVKLNVKLYNTLLAMCSYLGLVDEANGIYNDMKEMCKPDHRTFSLLITIYSCCGKVSEAEAILNEMVEAGVVPDIFVLTSLVQCYGKANRSDDVVRMFDRLSNLGLTPDERFCCCLLNVLQQTPKGEMHKLAACIEKASPKLGYIVKLLMEEENAEDELFKQEAAELLNSIGTDVRKPYCNCLIDVSVSLNRLQKACELLDLGITLGIYTDIQSKEPARWSLHLKSLSLGAAVTALHIWMNDLNKTIENGEELPLLLRINTGRGKHVYSEKGLAQGIAAHLRVLNAPFHEAPNLAGWFLATNIAVTSWLKSRHSEKIVAA from the coding sequence ATGGCGTATAATCTCAGCTCTGCACCGGCGCCTCTCTCCCAAGAACCCTTGCTGCTTTGCAAGTCGCTGAATCCTCGCCACATTCTCCAATTCGCTCTTAAACCCAAACCCTCCTATCTCCCCCTCAGAATCTACAAGCCCCTTCGTCTGCAGCTCACCCAAGTTTCCCAAAGCCCTTCAAATTATCAGCACCCAGACGAAAAGGTTTCGTCTTCATCAAAGGGTTACGTCTGGATCAACCCCAAAAGCCGCAGAGCGTCTAAATTAAGGCAGGTTTCTTACGATTCCAAGCACTCTTCTCTGCTGAGCATTTCGCGATCTTTGGATTCTTGCAGCGCGATTGAAGAGGATGTGTCGAGTGTACTGTCTGCTCTGGGGGGTGACGCAGTAGAACAAGACGCTGTCGTTATTCTTAACAATATGTCGAACCCTGATACGGCGCTTCTGGTAATGGATTACTTCAGAGAGAGGATGAATTTTAGTCAGGAGGTAATTCTGTATAATGTGACTCTGAAAGTGCTTAAGAAGAGTAAAGATTTGAGTCGTGCAGAGAAactgtttgatgaaatgcttgAAAGAGGAGTTAGACCAAATAAAATTACGTTCTTGACTATTATTAGCTGCGCGAGGATCAGCTCTTTGCCGGAAAAAGCTGTGGAGTGGTTTGAAAAGATGCCGGCTTTTGGGTGTCAGCCAGATAGTCATACTTATTCGGCCATGATTGATTCTTATGGGAAGGCAGGGAATGTGGATAAGGCATTGAGCTTATATGACTATGCAAGGGCAGAACAAATACATATGGATGCCGGGACATTTTGCACATTGATTAGGATTCATGCCGCATCTGGGAATTTCGACGGGTGCTTGAATGTGTTCGAGGAAATGAAGAAACTTGGCTCGAAGTTTAATTTGGTTGCGTATAACAATTTGTTGGATGCCATGGGAAGAGCTGGTAGGCCGGAGCAGTGTAAGAACATATACAATGATATGATACAAAATGGATTCCAGCCAAGTTGGGCTACCTATGCTGCACTAATTCGGGCTTATTGTAGGGCTCGCTATGGTGGAGATGCTCTAAAAGTGTATAAAGAATTGAAGGATAAGGGAGTGAAGTTGAATGTTAAGCTGTATAATACACTTCTTGCAATGTGTTCTTATTTGGGATTAGTGGATGAGGCGAACGGAATTTACAACGATATGAAGGAAATGTGCAAGCCCGACCATAGGACATTTTCTTTATTGATCACGATATATTCTTGCTGTGGGAAGGTCTCGGAAGCCGAGGCCATTCTAAACGAAATGGTGGAAGCAGGGGTAGTACCCGATATTTTTGTTTTGACATCACTAGTTCAATGTTACGGGAAAGCAAATCGTTCGGATGATGTGGTGAGGATGTTTGATCGACTGTCAAACTTAGGTTTGACTCCCGACGAGAGGTTCTGTTGTTGTCTTCTCAATGTGTTGCAGCAAACACCCAAGGGAGAAATGCATAAATTGGCTGCTTGCATTGAGAAGGCTAGCCCGAAACTCGGTTACATTGTGAAACTCCTAATGGAGGAAGAGAATGCTGAAGACGAGCTTTTCAAGCAGGAAGCTGCTGAACTCTTGAATTCGATTGGTACTGATGTAAGAAAACCTTACTGCAACTGCTTAATTGATGTGTCCGTGAGCCTTAATCGATTGCAAAAAGCGTGTGAGTTGTTAGACCTCGGTATAACACTCGGTATCTACACTGACATACAATCCAAAGAACCTGCTCGCTGGTCTTTGCATCTTAAGAGTCTGTCCCTTGGGGCAGCTGTAACCGCATTGCACATTTGGATGAACGACTTGAACAAAACAATTGAAAATGGCGAGGAGCTTCCATTATTACTTCGGATCAATACGGGGCGTGGGAAACACGTATATAGTGAGAAAGGTTTGGCACAAGGGATTGCGGCACATCTAAGGGTCCTAAATGCTCCGTTTCATGAGGCGCCGAATCTGGCCGGATGGTTTTTGGCGACGAATATTGCAGTTACATCATGGTTGAAATCTAGACATTCAGAGAAGATTGTTGCTGCTTAG